The sequence TTTGGCTGACGTAGTTTTATCGACCAATCAGCAcgagtaccccccccccccctcaaataTTAAACACTGTACAAGAGAATttgataacattttaaaaatgaattgaaaatgcataaaataaaaaattgcacGCGCAATGCTTTGCGTTAAGATTTTCTATTTAAATGCATGATGACATACAAATCACGTTTGCATGTCGTACGTTTGATGTGTGCGCGGTGAGGGGGTCACACTTGGAATGAAGGGAAATGTGTAGTTATTTCTTGTTCACATGGAGACAAAACGGTCAAAACCACCTGGTGCGAAATTtcgaaagaaaatgaaagacgAGGAAGATAAACGAGCAAAGGATGTAGTTTCGGCCTGCCACGGTGAGTAGCCTTTGTAGGGTTACAATATCAATTCAATCCATTCCTCTTTTCCTTTGAGGTGCAAGATTGATATAACCTTTatcagattttattcaacaaaaaaacatgcgtCTCTTTCATACATAGAGAACATACGTTCCGTGCATTAAATGGAAAAACTTTTACATACATCTAGTCTCGTCAGGGTTTGGTACCCCAAAATCTCTGGATGAGTCTTTGGGGTATCTTTTTTTACTCAGGCAGTTGCGAGCCAGCCCGGGTCCTACGGCAGGATGTGATAGGTCAGGTTTCATATGAGCGCAGTCTCCTTCAGCTCGTCCTCCAACTGGTCAAGTCTGACTCGCCCGTGCGGTTCGGGTAACATCTTTCAAAAGTCACTTAAGGCCACCTTTAGACACCCCTCCGAACGGTAAGGATTACGTTTGAATTGAGGTCTCTAGAAATgtctccatcttttttttttagtttccaAAAAGGGGCTGTCGAACTTGCTTTTGCCACTCGCCGGCAACTCTGCTAGCTTTAGCAATTAGCTTCGCTAGCTGGGGCACGTCGTGTCTGACTTGTGTAAGATTAAACCTAGTCAACTCTTTTAaggagtgaattgattttttttggtgtgtatCTTCCACTGTTGCAGTGACAGCTCGGGTGATTTTTACTTTACTAATGTCTCTGGGTTAGGCTAATCATGCATTTCCCCTATTTTGGCCTTTGCCGAGTGACAGCCCTCGTCAATGCACATCCCTTTGACGTGCTGCTAATTAGCGCCAACATGTACACTCACCCCGCCTAACTTTTTCAACTTAACACGATAAGAAACAGGCGCCGGGCTGGAGCAGGGCGTTAAAATGGCAATCCGACCCACAGTAACCTTGCTCATGGGCTGTCAGGCCACAAGGAGTAGATTGGTACGTTGCAGTTGCATGCTAAGTAGCCACGAGCAATTCAATCTAATGGCGCGCTGAGTGAATATTTGCAATATGGTTTCGTAAAACATGAACGTATACTTATGctttacatttgagaatacTAGCGCCTTTGCAACTCGGAAGGTCAGCGATGACACTTTGGAGAACGTTCAACATGTAGTGTGGCATTGCATTTTCTATCCAACAATTGACCTAGCATGCATCATTCCCTCCCcttgtattaaaaaatacataatgaTGCGTGCTAACAAAATATATACTTGTTCCCTTTTCGGTAGAAACAATGGCTGTTCCTCCCTCGTATGCCGATCTGGGCAAGTCTGCCAAGGACATCTTCAACAAGGGCTATGGTAGGAATTCACGTGTTGAAATCTTAAATTATTTCACCTCAGAATTTAATCAAAACGACTCTCTTCAGGATTTGGCCTGGTGAAGCTTGACGTCAAGACAAAGTCAGCCAGTGGCGTGGTAATTAGAGTATTTATGTACTCAGGCATCAGAACCACACTGTTGAAACTCATTGAAGACAAGTTTAATCTgtgcaaaatacattttaaatctgGTTGGCATTCTTATctcattttatgtatttaataaCCGTGCTGcaagttgttttattttatttttttaaacaaaggaaTTCAAAACATCTGGATCCTCCAACACCGACACCAGCAAAGTTgtaggcagccttgaaaccaAATACAAGAGGGCAGAGTATGGCTTGACCTTCACGGAGAAGTGGAACACCGACAACACCCTGGGAACAGAAATCACTATTGAAGATCAGGTAAGGGCAACTAATCAAGTGAAATCTAAAACACAATCTATAATGACAGAAAAGCACAATGAATATCAATTTAtccaataaattattttgtcacaGATCGCCAAGGGACTGAAGCTGACTTTTGACACCACCTTCTCGCCAAACACTGGGTATGATTATTTGACTTGAGGCGTTCATTGAAAGCGTCAAGCTGAATTTGCCTGCTGCCTCACTATATAATCTTGGCAACATGATCTACTTGTCAGCTCTGTCATGACTTGATGTCACTTAGCTGACCCTCTCCGGTCCAAATGTGTCTGCCACGGTTAAcgatactgtatatatttgtGAACGTCATTGCGTATCCCTCGACAGAAAGAAGAGCGGCAAAGTCAAGACCGCCTACAAACGCGAGTACGTGAACTTGGGCTGCGACGTGGACTTCGACTTTGCCGGCCCCACCATCCACGGGGCGGCGGTCGTTGGCTACGAGGGCTGGCTCGCCGGCTACCAGATGTCCTTCGACACTGCCAAGTCCAAGATGACTCAAAACAACTTTGCCATCGGCTACAAGACGGGAGACTTCCAGttgcacacaaatgtgtaaGTAACTCGCGCCGTTACGATAACGTTCTTAATCCCATTTCAATCGGCAAGTCTAATCCATTCATGTGTTTGTTTAAAGCAACGACGGAGCAGAGTTTGGAGGCTCCATCTACCAGAAGGTGAGCGACAAGCTCGAGACTGCCGTCAACCTGGCGTGGACCGCAGGCAGCAATAGCACGCGCTTTGGCATCGCCGCCAAATACCAACTGGACAAGGATGCCTTCGTCAGTGTAAGTACACCAGCGAGAGGGTgctgaaacaaaagcaaagttgTACAAATACTTCAACATGTccctttctgtttttttgcaggctAAAGTAAACAACAACAGCCTTGTTGGCGTTGGCTACACCCAGACCCTTAGACCAGGTGAGCTGCCTCCATTCGCCGCTATAACTTTGAGCAAAAGTTTATAAACCTCCCATCGCATCGGtagaaagacatttttatttagcaTATTCTAAAATGAAGGGTGGGGAAGAAATCAACAGGGATTTTTTAACTGCACCTGAGCTGTAACAAGCAGATTGACATCTGTGTATACAATTTGACCCACTAAtactgtttgccatttctGCCCAGGTGTGAAGCTCACCCTGGCCGGCCTGGTGGACGGCAAGAACATCAACGCCGGAGGCCACAAGCTGGGTTTGGGCTTGGAACTAGAGGCTTAAGCTTCGAACTCCGGAATATCAGAAGGAATTTGGCCTTACACATTACCCAACCAGCAAAAGTAGGGACATCTTGAAagggagagcgagcgagagagagagagagatcggGTTCACAAAGGCTGCAACGACAAACTCTTGAGTGAGCGCCGCCGTCATGCCGGtgcttttttgttgctttctaCTTTCGAGAGTCTGGTggcatattatttatataaccgGAATGTCATGGTTCTTGTCCAGCACTGCCATCAATCCAATACAGTCCCAGTTGTGCATCACTGTGCCTGTGTGGCTTTGTTATCTTAGCAGACACTCCGTCTTTGTGTGGTGAGTGCTGTCCTCCCCGCTGTGATTTCTGTTTAAAACACCACCCACCGTCTGATATTCCTCAGTTTTAAAACTACACTAGGCTTTTTCCCGTTACTATTTAAATACAGTTGCAAGCCTCCTTCACGCGCACACAACGGCGTCATCACAAACCAGTCCACTCGGCCAACcaccaccacaaaaaaaaaaaaaaaaaaacactttgggaGGCTCGAGACTGCTAGAAAGCGATGCCAAACTtagcaaatgaaatgaaatgttctAGAGGAGTTAACTGTAAGTCTCCTCTCGCATACAAGGAGAACTTGGAGCTCCTTTTGTCTGTTACCTTTTCAATAAAGTCTCCAACCTACTACTGGCTCATGGGGTGTTGCTGCAAAACACAACTGATTTCCATTTGTTATCCGTGAGGACAGTTTTactgtttatttcatttacacAAGGATTGCATTAGTTGTATATCAATTAACATTGCCTACAGTTCTATATCAATTAACATTGCCTACATGTTTCACAAAACATGCCATTTATGAAGATGTAAAGACATTGAAAGCTATTTAGCGTTTAATGGCAATGCTCAGCCCGTCCCCTACAGTGAGCATGCTCAGATCGATCCTCTGGTCTTTGTGGAGCTTCTTGTTGAGAGCATCCAAAGTCCTGGAAGTGATGTCATCGGGGGCAGGATCCACAACCTTTCCGCTCCACAGcaccttcacacacacacacacacattgaacaTCTGCTTCACGTCCAGTACATGGCGTACAAACTGCAGACCTACATTGTCGATGGCAATGATGCCCCCTTTCCGAATGAGCTCCAGGGACTTTTCATAGTATCCGTCGTAGCCGGATTTGTCAGCGTCGATGAACACAAAGTCAAAGGTTCCTGTTTCACCAGCCGCTATCAGTTCATCTGCAGGAAAAAGGTACAAATGTCAACAATTCAAGTGAAAGTCAACTTTCATCACAAATCTCTTACCAAGTGTTTGCATTGCCAACTGTAGCCTGACGTCGATTTTATTCTCCACTCCGGCCTGCAGCAAGAAAATATTGACACGCATAAAGTACTGTTCAGAAATGCATTATTTCAGCAGTGATGATCAAACTGGCGGCCTTTCACTTTAATCATCGCCCAGAAGTCTCAGCTTCAAATGATTCTGTGACATGTGCTCTAAAGAAACTTGGTAGATGATGTTACCTCTTTAAAAAAGGGCTTGGCTATCTCTACAtagatgttgttgttttcacatGCTACAACATGTCCATTCTCTGGCATGGCCAAAGCCATACTGAGCGCGTTGTACCCTGTGTACATTCCTGTTtgggtacaaaaaaaagataataaaacACAACCATTAAGAGGGATTCCGTCGTCAAATTCCTTGAGGATTGCTGGGCTGGGTGTAATCTCACCAATTTCAATAGCTTTGGTTGCGTTGATCAATTTCATGAGATTGGCCATCAACTGGGCTTGTTCGATGGAAACCATCATGGCGTTCCAttggtcatccagagttctcTGATATCAAAGTACAAATCATAGACCTCAAATGTCAAGAAATTAATTGAAAAGTTAATAGGACAACAATGTGAAAATTGAAACATATTGTGTCTGTCTGGCATACTGCTATCTAGTGGCTAATAGGTTAACTGCTTCAAACCACTAAGGGGATATTTTAGGTGTGTTCTTTAATTCTATTGCTTACCAATTTGAGTTTTGTGAGGACTGGGTGTTCCCTTAGCGAGTTGTTGACCACATACTGCAGCACCGGGTCATCCTTTCCTCTGCTGTGACTCTTCCCAACAAACGCGGACTTTCCCAAGCCTTCAAGACGTCACTGTCACTTTGAGTCACCATTCCATTTATACACAGAATAATAAGAAAACATTTACCTGTGAGGAGCACAGAGAGTCCGAGACAGACTAGAAAGTGCCTGCCTGCAGCCATGTTCTCTCGCCAAAGAAAGCATTGATCCGTTTTTTGTTTGACTCCAATGTCTGCGTTTGTTTTGACATTCGGTGCATTGACTTTTCAGTGTTACTGTATGCAgttcatttgaatatttcaagCTATATCTATCAGAGAAATTTATATTCAGTCTTTTATAGCGCAATCAACCACGTTGAGCGCCAAACTTTAAATTGCGGAACCATAAGTGATCATATTCTCTTTATGTttatttgagaaaataaaatattatacaTTTTGATTCGGGACCTTTGAGAcgtccattttatttttcttcctgaaAAAAGGTTGTAGGAGATCAGATGTTGCCCGAAGCTAGCGTAATACTAAATAAATACGCATCATTGGATAAATccaaaattaacaaaacaaaatataatcaaGAAATAAACTAGTAATgactttaataataaaaaaacccACAATGATTTGAGGGAGTAAGCCAATCGGGATCAACAATTACACCTGGTGCTCTCTGCAAGTGATTGGCGTCCGTCTTCCCAACACCGCGTGTCTTGACAAATGTTGGAGAGCCCCACAAACAAGAGGATTCAAAGGATTTCTCATTCGAAatagggggaaagaaaaaaacaagacatcgAACAGCTTTCAGGTAGGCAACGTTTTGCTCCGTCATAATTAATGTTTGACGTTGGAAATGCGGAGATAACTTGACGACGTCTTCCGCCTTCGGCTTTTaatcatttctacatttcttttcaaacaaacTAGCCCGTGTATTCATTAAGCTGCTTAGCTTGTAGCATGTTGATTAACGTAACTTCGATATGTAAATAAACTTAACATAGAATCGTTAACACAAGTTCACAAGACTTAGGGACAAATCTTGTTCAAGGCAACAACGTTTACAAGAATAACATCAGGTTCGTACATTCACAGTATAACTCATGCCGGCCCGCCGCCGGTCGTTACTGGGTCACGAGCTGAGTGAGCAAAACACTTGTACTAAGCGTCCACAGGAGGGCGCTCTTAACTAGTAAATAGAAATTGATGACGTTTGAATACAAAACATACAGAGGGCAGAACAATACTGCAGGCCCAGGGTCTGTTGAGCCCATTTAAGGTCATTTCCAGTATTTCTTCTTGAAATGTACAGTCTTGTAATGCTGCAATAATGAAAGTACCACACttgtatgtcttttttttttttgtttcttaaaaTTGTCCCCCCTGAGCAGTTCCCTTGCATTATCTGTACCAAATgtctatgtttttcttttaacagaTCTTCAAAGTCGGTAAAATATAATGAGCAGTTCTTGAACGCAAAGATTGTTTGGATGAGCCGTGTTTGCGCTGCAGCTTCAAACTTGCAGACAGGCTCAGGGGAAAGTGGTGAATTCTGGGATGTGGGTGGAATGTGAGCTTTCTCCAAGGACACGACGCTTCCTCTATCTGCACTTTCATTAGAAATGCACAAACAAGAACACATCAGTGAAATGAGCCATGGCATGAATTg is a genomic window of Syngnathus acus chromosome 15, fSynAcu1.2, whole genome shotgun sequence containing:
- the LOC119135116 gene encoding voltage-dependent anion-selective channel protein 2, whose translation is MAVPPSYADLGKSAKDIFNKGYGFGLVKLDVKTKSASGVEFKTSGSSNTDTSKVVGSLETKYKRAEYGLTFTEKWNTDNTLGTEITIEDQIAKGLKLTFDTTFSPNTGKKSGKVKTAYKREYVNLGCDVDFDFAGPTIHGAAVVGYEGWLAGYQMSFDTAKSKMTQNNFAIGYKTGDFQLHTNVNDGAEFGGSIYQKVSDKLETAVNLAWTAGSNSTRFGIAAKYQLDKDAFVSAKVNNNSLVGVGYTQTLRPGVKLTLAGLVDGKNINAGGHKLGLGLELEA
- the comtd1 gene encoding catechol O-methyltransferase domain-containing protein 1, with translation MAAGRHFLVCLGLSVLLTGLGKSAFVGKSHSRGKDDPVLQYVVNNSLREHPVLTKLKLRTLDDQWNAMMVSIEQAQLMANLMKLINATKAIEIGMYTGYNALSMALAMPENGHVVACENNNIYVEIAKPFFKEAGVENKIDVRLQLAMQTLDELIAAGETGTFDFVFIDADKSGYDGYYEKSLELIRKGGIIAIDNVLWSGKVVDPAPDDITSRTLDALNKKLHKDQRIDLSMLTVGDGLSIAIKR